In Podarcis muralis chromosome 14, rPodMur119.hap1.1, whole genome shotgun sequence, one genomic interval encodes:
- the LOC114584770 gene encoding hemoglobin subunit alpha-D-like, whose translation MGLTADECKVIKSCWAKLAPEHEDMGGEALTRLFQVYMQSKIYFPHYDLCPGSNDIHHQGQKIIKALDSAIKNIDNIRACLSDLSDLHAYNLRVDPVNFKFLTRCLHVTLASSLRGDYNALVYMAFDKFFCLVAQVLTEKYR comes from the exons ATGGGGCTGACTGCTGACGAGTGCAAGGTGATCAAGAGCTGCTGGGCCAAACTGGCCCCCGAGCACGAGGATATGGGCGGCGAAGCGCTGACCAG GCTTTTCCAGGTCTACATGCAGTCCAAGATCTACTTCCCGCACTACGACCTGTGCCCCGGCTCCAACGACATTCACCACCAAGGCCAGAAGATCATCAAGGCCCTCGACAGCGCCATCAAGAACATCGACAACATCCGCGCCTGCCTGTCCGACCTCAGCGACCTGCACGCCTACAACCTCCGCGTGGACCCCGTCAACTTCAAG TTTCTGACCAGGTGCCTCCACGTGACACTGGCTTCCAGCCTCCGCGGAGACTACAACGCCCTGGTCTACATGGCCTTTGACAAGTTCTTCTGCCTGGTGGCCCAGGTGCTGACCGAGAAGTACAGATga
- the DNAJA3 gene encoding dnaJ homolog subfamily A member 3, mitochondrial isoform X2 has translation MAAAVRASLRLSATVGGGSRLGSAEARRRLLALRVARWLSAGPAWPPATRRLGGGAGVIHHPLACAASFHTSPASCAKEDYYQILGVPRNASQKEIKKAYYQLAKKYHPDTNKDDPKAKEKFSQLAEAYEVLGDEVKRKQFDTYGTAGFDASSAGSGQQYWRGGPSVDPEELFRKIFGEFSGSPFGDFHTAFDQPQEYIMELTFNQAAKGVNKEIQVNINDTCQRCDGKGHEPGTKVQHCHYCNGTGMETINTGPFVMRSTCRRCGGRGSVMTTPCVMCRGSGQTKQKKVVMVPVPAGVEDGQTVRMPVGKREIFITFRVQKSSTFRRDGADIHSDLYVSIAQAVLGGTARSPGLYETISIAIPPGIQADQKIRMSGKGIPRVNSYGYGDHYIHIKIKVPKRLTDRQRALMLSYAEDETEVEGTVNGVTNTATGKRSTGN, from the exons atggcggcggcggtGCGCGCCTCGCTGCGGCTGTCGGCGACCGTTGGCGGGGGAAGCCGGCTGGGCAGCGCCGAGGCCCGGCGGAGGCTGCTGGCGCTGCGCGTGGCGCGCTGGCTGAGCGCGGGCCCCGCCTGGCCCCCCGCGACCCGGCGGCTCGGAGGAGGCGCCG GCGTGATACATCATCCTCTTGCCTGCGCTGCCTCGTTTCATACCAGCCCTGCAAGCTGTGCCAAAGAGGACTATTACCAGATCCTGGGGGTGCCTCGAAATGCCAGCCAGAAGGAGATCAAGAAGGCCTATTACCAG CTTGCCAAGAAATACCACCCGGACACGAACAAAGATGACCCTAAAGCGAAGGAGAAGTTCTCGCAACTGGCTGAAGCCTACGAG GTCTTAGGCGATGAAGTGAAACGGAAACAGTTTGATACTTACGGGACAGCCGGTTTCGATGCAAGCTCAGCAGGATCCGGGCAACAATATTGGCGTGGCGGCCCGTCTGTGGATCCAGAGGAGCTGTTCAGGAAGATCTTTGGGGAGTTTTCAGGGTCCCCTTTTGGAGACTTCCACACTGCCTTTGACCAGCCCCAGGAA tATATCATGGAACTGACATTCAACCAGGCTGCCAAGGGTGTCAACAAGGAGATTCAAGTGAACATCAACGACACCTGCCAGCGCTGTGATGGCAAAGGGCACGAGCCGGGCACCAAAGTGCAACACTGCCACTACTGCAATGGCACTGGCATG gagaCAATCAACACAGGTCCCTTTGTCATGCGTTCTACATGCCGGCGATGTGGCGGGCGTGGCTCAGTTATGACGACCCCCTGTGTGATGTGTCGCGGCTCTGGGCAGACCAAGCAGAAGAAGGTGGTGATGGTCCCAGTTCCCGCAG GTGTGGAGGATGGACAGACAGTTCGGATGCCTGTAGGAAAGAGGGAAATCTTCATTACCTTCCGG GTTCAGAAGAGCTCTACGTTCCGGAGGGACGGTGCAGACATCCACTCGGACCTCTATGTCTCCATAGCACAAGCTGTCCTCGGCGGCACAGCCAGGTCTCCTGGTCTGTACGAGACAATCAGCATTGCG aTCCCCCCAGGCATTCAAGCTGACCAGAAGATTCGGATGAGTGGGAAAGGCATTCCCAGAGTTAACAGTTACGGTTACGGCGACCACTATATTCACATAAAGATCAAAGTTCCCAA GAGGCTGACAGACCGCCAGCGAGCCTTGATGCTGAGCTATGCAGAAGACGAAACCGAAGTGGAAGGGACCGTGAATGGCGTCACCAATACAGCCACTG GGAAACGTTCTACCGGAAACTAG
- the DNAJA3 gene encoding dnaJ homolog subfamily A member 3, mitochondrial isoform X1: MAAAVRASLRLSATVGGGSRLGSAEARRRLLALRVARWLSAGPAWPPATRRLGGGAGVIHHPLACAASFHTSPASCAKEDYYQILGVPRNASQKEIKKAYYQLAKKYHPDTNKDDPKAKEKFSQLAEAYEVLGDEVKRKQFDTYGTAGFDASSAGSGQQYWRGGPSVDPEELFRKIFGEFSGSPFGDFHTAFDQPQEYIMELTFNQAAKGVNKEIQVNINDTCQRCDGKGHEPGTKVQHCHYCNGTGMETINTGPFVMRSTCRRCGGRGSVMTTPCVMCRGSGQTKQKKVVMVPVPAGVEDGQTVRMPVGKREIFITFRVQKSSTFRRDGADIHSDLYVSIAQAVLGGTARSPGLYETISIAIPPGIQADQKIRMSGKGIPRVNSYGYGDHYIHIKIKVPKRLTDRQRALMLSYAEDETEVEGTVNGVTNTATGGRGTTRSGAGEERPEAQGDDKEGFLAKLKKMFSS, encoded by the exons atggcggcggcggtGCGCGCCTCGCTGCGGCTGTCGGCGACCGTTGGCGGGGGAAGCCGGCTGGGCAGCGCCGAGGCCCGGCGGAGGCTGCTGGCGCTGCGCGTGGCGCGCTGGCTGAGCGCGGGCCCCGCCTGGCCCCCCGCGACCCGGCGGCTCGGAGGAGGCGCCG GCGTGATACATCATCCTCTTGCCTGCGCTGCCTCGTTTCATACCAGCCCTGCAAGCTGTGCCAAAGAGGACTATTACCAGATCCTGGGGGTGCCTCGAAATGCCAGCCAGAAGGAGATCAAGAAGGCCTATTACCAG CTTGCCAAGAAATACCACCCGGACACGAACAAAGATGACCCTAAAGCGAAGGAGAAGTTCTCGCAACTGGCTGAAGCCTACGAG GTCTTAGGCGATGAAGTGAAACGGAAACAGTTTGATACTTACGGGACAGCCGGTTTCGATGCAAGCTCAGCAGGATCCGGGCAACAATATTGGCGTGGCGGCCCGTCTGTGGATCCAGAGGAGCTGTTCAGGAAGATCTTTGGGGAGTTTTCAGGGTCCCCTTTTGGAGACTTCCACACTGCCTTTGACCAGCCCCAGGAA tATATCATGGAACTGACATTCAACCAGGCTGCCAAGGGTGTCAACAAGGAGATTCAAGTGAACATCAACGACACCTGCCAGCGCTGTGATGGCAAAGGGCACGAGCCGGGCACCAAAGTGCAACACTGCCACTACTGCAATGGCACTGGCATG gagaCAATCAACACAGGTCCCTTTGTCATGCGTTCTACATGCCGGCGATGTGGCGGGCGTGGCTCAGTTATGACGACCCCCTGTGTGATGTGTCGCGGCTCTGGGCAGACCAAGCAGAAGAAGGTGGTGATGGTCCCAGTTCCCGCAG GTGTGGAGGATGGACAGACAGTTCGGATGCCTGTAGGAAAGAGGGAAATCTTCATTACCTTCCGG GTTCAGAAGAGCTCTACGTTCCGGAGGGACGGTGCAGACATCCACTCGGACCTCTATGTCTCCATAGCACAAGCTGTCCTCGGCGGCACAGCCAGGTCTCCTGGTCTGTACGAGACAATCAGCATTGCG aTCCCCCCAGGCATTCAAGCTGACCAGAAGATTCGGATGAGTGGGAAAGGCATTCCCAGAGTTAACAGTTACGGTTACGGCGACCACTATATTCACATAAAGATCAAAGTTCCCAA GAGGCTGACAGACCGCCAGCGAGCCTTGATGCTGAGCTATGCAGAAGACGAAACCGAAGTGGAAGGGACCGTGAATGGCGTCACCAATACAGCCACTG GTGGCAGGGGGACGACTAGATCGGGGGCAGGCGAGGAGAGGCCCGAGGCCCAGGGGGACGACAAGGAGGGATTCCTAGCTAAACTTAAGAAAATGTTTAGCTCCTGA
- the NMRAL1 gene encoding nmrA-like family domain-containing protein 1: MAEKKRVVVFGATGLQGGSVARALLDDGTFQVRAVTRNPQQKAAQELEKKGAEVVKADLEDVRSLEQALRGAYGVFLVTDFWEHLSKEREVAQGKHVADLAKRLALGYVVYSGLENVKKLTEGQLEVPHFDGKGEVEEYFRAVGVPMTSLRLPWYFENFITIFRPQKAPDGDSYELAIPMGEVPIDGMAVADLGPVVVRLMKEPEKYIGQDIGLSSCKHTVAEYAALIEKYTGKPVRDAKMSLESYEKLGFPGAQELANMFRFNILGPVRDPAVTLKLNPKARKFEEWVAQEKAAFKDL; the protein is encoded by the exons GGCTCCAGGGAGGCTCGGTGGCCAGGGCCCTGCTGGACGATGGCACCTTCCAGGTGCGTGCTGTCACCCGCAACCCGCAGCAGAAGGCTGCCCAGGAGCTGGAGAAGAAGGGCGCTGAAGTGGTGAAGGCAGACCTGGAGGACGTGCGAAGCCTGGAGCAAGCCCTGCGAGGGGCGTACGGAGTCTTCCTCGTGACCGATTTCTGGGAACATCTCAGCAAAGAGCGGGAAGTTGCCCAG GGGAAGCACGTGGCAGACTTAGCCAAGCGACTGGCCTTGGGCTACGTGGTTTACAGCGGCCTGGAGAACGTGAAGAAGCTAACGGAGGGGCAGCTGGAGGTGCCACACTTTGACGGCAAAGGCGAAGTGGAGGAATACTTTCGGGCTGTCGGGGTGCCCATGACCAGCCTTCGGCTGCCCTGGTACTTTGAGAACTTCATCACCATCTTCCGACCCCAGAAAGCCCCAGATGGAGACAGCTATGAGCTAG CCATTCCCATGGGAGAAGTGCCCATAGATGGGATGGCCGTGGCTGATCTCGGGCCAGTTGTGGTTCGGCTGATGAAAGAGCCAGAGAAGTACATAGGCCAGGACATTGGGCTGAGCAGCTGCAAGCACACCGTGGCAGAGTACGCAGCCCTGATAGAAAAGTACACCGGGAAGCCTGTGAGAGATGCCAAG ATGTCGCTTGAATCCTACGAGAAGCTGGGCTTTCCTGGTGCCCAAGAGTTAGCTAACATGTTCCGCTTCAACATCCTGGGCCCAGTCCGAGATCCTGCCGTGACCCTGAAGCTCAACCCAAAGGCCAGGAAGTTTGAGGAGTGGGTGGCACAGGAAAAAGCTGCTTTCAAGGACCTCTAG